One stretch of Pradoshia sp. D12 DNA includes these proteins:
- a CDS encoding VOC family protein, with the protein MFQFDHLVHFVNSPVEAIEQFRDVGLHAVEGGKHESLGTYNSLSYFDLSYIELIGVYDKEAVVSSSGMKYSLRETLKNDQFVEGLSRIALRSNDLESVAERFRQHGLDVYGPHPMSRKRPDGSVVSWKLLYAGKQGAKLDLPFFIEWDQKDEERKQDLKDRSVIAKHEKGDIHLSYVGFAVQKHDETAKKWAEYLDLQEGETFIDSSLNATGKRLHVMGGDIVLFSPNGEGRVSDILNKRGEKPFLVQFSGAGQDEEVQISKAIYRFSK; encoded by the coding sequence ATGTTTCAATTTGACCATCTTGTTCACTTTGTTAATAGCCCAGTAGAGGCAATAGAGCAGTTTCGCGATGTTGGCTTACACGCTGTTGAAGGCGGTAAGCATGAGAGTTTAGGTACATATAATTCTCTTAGTTATTTTGATTTAAGTTACATAGAATTGATCGGTGTTTATGACAAAGAGGCAGTAGTATCTTCCTCTGGTATGAAATATAGCTTAAGGGAAACATTGAAGAACGATCAATTCGTAGAAGGATTATCAAGGATCGCGCTGCGTTCCAATGATTTAGAAAGTGTTGCGGAGAGGTTTCGTCAACATGGATTGGATGTATATGGGCCGCACCCGATGAGTCGAAAAAGACCCGATGGAAGTGTGGTCAGCTGGAAGCTATTATACGCAGGGAAACAGGGAGCAAAACTAGATTTACCATTCTTTATTGAATGGGATCAAAAAGACGAAGAACGCAAACAGGATTTAAAAGATCGATCTGTCATCGCAAAGCATGAAAAAGGTGACATTCATTTATCATACGTAGGATTTGCTGTTCAAAAGCATGATGAAACAGCGAAAAAATGGGCTGAATATTTAGATTTGCAGGAAGGAGAAACCTTTATCGATTCTTCATTGAATGCTACTGGAAAAAGGCTGCATGTAATGGGTGGAGATATTGTTTTATTTAGCCCGAATGGAGAAGGCCGTGTATCCGACATTTTAAATAAAAGAGGAGAAAAGCCATTTTTAGTCCAATTTAGCGGTGCCGGACAGGATGAAGAGGTCCAAATTTCAAAAGCAATCTATAGATTTTCAAAATAA
- a CDS encoding ATP-binding cassette domain-containing protein translates to MSKLAAVKWESQKEIVNDQAIQIEINDVSKQFGDKEVLKNIQLTIEKGEFVAIIGKSGSGKSTLLRLVAGLETLTSGELLFNGVASNQSTANVTMMYQDSRLLPWKNVVDNVGLGLDGNWQAKAEEVLDAVGLLSFKDQWPSTLSGGQKQRVALARALIHEPSLLMLDEPLSALDAFTRMEMQNLIETLWQRTGFNALLVTHDVREAIRLADRIILIQDGYVSMNVKVDAPRPRQFTDNKLTLLEDKVLQRIMQGE, encoded by the coding sequence GTGAGTAAGCTGGCAGCTGTAAAGTGGGAGAGTCAGAAAGAAATAGTTAATGATCAGGCGATTCAGATTGAAATCAATGATGTTAGCAAGCAATTCGGTGACAAAGAGGTATTAAAAAATATACAGCTAACCATTGAAAAAGGAGAGTTTGTAGCCATCATTGGGAAAAGTGGAAGTGGGAAAAGTACGCTTTTAAGACTTGTCGCAGGACTAGAGACTTTAACAAGCGGAGAACTGCTATTTAATGGAGTAGCATCCAATCAATCAACTGCCAATGTGACGATGATGTACCAGGATTCAAGATTGTTGCCATGGAAAAACGTTGTTGATAATGTAGGGCTCGGTCTTGATGGGAATTGGCAAGCAAAAGCAGAGGAAGTGTTGGACGCAGTTGGCTTATTATCGTTCAAGGATCAATGGCCGTCTACATTATCAGGAGGACAAAAACAACGTGTCGCTTTAGCGCGTGCGCTCATTCATGAACCATCTTTGCTCATGCTGGATGAACCATTAAGCGCTCTTGATGCATTTACAAGGATGGAAATGCAAAATTTAATCGAAACCCTCTGGCAACGAACTGGATTTAATGCTTTACTCGTCACTCATGACGTAAGAGAAGCAATTCGTCTGGCAGACCGGATAATCCTTATACAGGATGGTTATGTATCAATGAATGTAAAAGTCGATGCACCTAGACCGCGACAATTTACAGACAATAAGTTAACGTTATTGGAGGATAAGGTCCTGCAGCGAATTATGCAGGGGGAGTAG
- a CDS encoding PadR family transcriptional regulator, giving the protein MAIQIFILSKLMEDNNYPYKLKKQLSEPIPLDQLGGLTESKLYYHFESLAKQGLVEQVEVIKEEHRPDKQVFAITDKGREELPKKIYKLLENAEDISDMVVGIANIRYVDRDRVLTILNKKSEHIRAQWMHIKDFEKKVEVDEENKNLVEFIGEYVTARVDHTIYWLEELIKQIKQRKI; this is encoded by the coding sequence ATGGCTATCCAAATCTTTATATTAAGCAAACTAATGGAGGATAATAATTATCCTTATAAATTAAAAAAGCAGCTTTCAGAGCCAATTCCATTGGATCAATTAGGTGGATTAACAGAAAGCAAACTGTACTATCACTTTGAATCGTTGGCTAAACAGGGATTGGTTGAACAAGTTGAAGTTATAAAAGAGGAACATCGTCCAGATAAACAAGTTTTTGCGATTACGGATAAGGGACGTGAAGAGCTTCCTAAGAAAATATACAAACTGTTGGAAAATGCCGAGGATATCAGTGATATGGTAGTAGGTATTGCTAATATCAGGTATGTCGATCGTGATCGGGTTCTAACTATTCTTAACAAGAAATCAGAGCATATCCGTGCTCAATGGATGCATATTAAAGATTTTGAAAAAAAGGTTGAAGTAGACGAGGAAAACAAGAACCTTGTAGAGTTTATAGGGGAGTATGTGACTGCTAGAGTAGATCATACTATTTACTGGTTGGAAGAGTTAATCAAACAGATCAAACAGAGGAAAATATAA
- a CDS encoding CueP family metal-binding protein, whose product MKKALFIMISLWSIFLLMGCNSEEESKEEGQDIREMVQDYSTGSFDNVSASITSHKLIVKDDKEKSYDLPAEEFFVSIAPYVKETHPCEIHSLTGCQGELVNKDFNVYIQDEDGKVIVDETMTSLENGFIDIWLPREKTYQVRINYGEKTSETTISTYKDDNTCITTMQLI is encoded by the coding sequence ATGAAAAAAGCTTTATTTATCATGATCAGTTTATGGTCCATTTTTTTGTTGATGGGATGTAATTCGGAAGAGGAAAGTAAAGAAGAAGGACAGGATATAAGGGAAATGGTTCAAGATTATAGTACGGGGAGTTTTGATAATGTCTCTGCGTCCATTACATCACATAAGTTAATTGTGAAGGATGATAAGGAGAAGTCTTATGATCTTCCTGCGGAAGAGTTTTTTGTTTCCATTGCACCCTATGTTAAAGAGACTCATCCATGTGAAATCCACAGTTTAACAGGCTGCCAGGGGGAACTGGTTAATAAGGATTTCAATGTATATATTCAAGATGAAGATGGCAAGGTCATTGTTGATGAAACCATGACTTCCTTGGAAAATGGGTTTATAGATATATGGTTACCACGGGAGAAAACATATCAGGTAAGAATTAACTATGGAGAAAAAACATCTGAAACGACGATTTCTACCTATAAGGACGACAATACCTGCATTACTACAATGCAATTAATATAG
- a CDS encoding aliphatic sulfonate ABC transporter substrate-binding protein: MKKRTSNYLIGILLLVGVLFITGCGKESSSNASKNGDKEITIGYQKGNTLHILKESGYLEDTLKEKGYKVKWEMFTHGGTLLEGLYAGAIDYGHAADGSGIFAQASGKPLVYVGADAPNPEGVGLMVLKESGITSIEQLKGKKIGVLKGGNHHYLAVLAIEKAGLSVDDVEWVYPEDAAQGRSIFETKKVDALASYDPFFAAAEVELDTITFTENVDYQYPNRTFYYATPDFAKEHSDLVDLILETTDKSDQWANENKDEVVKIMSKALGIDEKIVKKQLDRRTFGATKLTQEIVDTQQKQADKYFEIGLIPKELDVSKDMPIN, encoded by the coding sequence ATGAAAAAGCGTACATCAAACTACTTAATCGGAATTCTATTACTGGTTGGTGTATTATTCATCACTGGATGCGGAAAAGAAAGTTCAAGTAACGCTTCAAAAAATGGAGATAAAGAGATTACGATTGGCTATCAAAAAGGGAATACACTACATATTTTAAAAGAATCTGGCTATCTGGAAGATACCTTGAAAGAAAAAGGGTACAAAGTGAAATGGGAAATGTTTACACATGGCGGAACATTGTTAGAAGGATTATATGCCGGTGCCATTGACTATGGACACGCTGCTGACGGATCCGGAATCTTTGCTCAAGCCTCCGGTAAACCACTTGTATATGTAGGGGCAGATGCACCAAATCCTGAAGGTGTTGGATTGATGGTTTTAAAGGAATCAGGGATTACTTCGATTGAACAGTTAAAAGGAAAAAAGATAGGGGTTTTAAAAGGTGGTAATCATCATTATTTAGCGGTACTGGCAATTGAAAAGGCCGGTCTGTCGGTTGATGATGTGGAGTGGGTATATCCGGAGGATGCTGCGCAGGGAAGATCCATTTTTGAAACGAAAAAAGTGGATGCTTTGGCATCCTATGACCCATTCTTTGCTGCTGCTGAAGTTGAATTAGATACGATCACATTTACAGAAAACGTGGATTATCAATATCCCAATCGTACGTTCTACTATGCAACGCCAGACTTTGCGAAAGAGCATTCAGATTTAGTTGATCTTATTTTAGAAACTACGGATAAATCAGACCAATGGGCAAATGAAAATAAAGATGAAGTAGTCAAGATTATGTCCAAGGCATTGGGGATTGACGAAAAGATCGTGAAAAAGCAGTTGGATCGTCGAACATTCGGAGCAACGAAATTAACTCAGGAGATTGTGGATACACAGCAAAAACAAGCTGATAAATATTTTGAAATTGGTTTGATACCGAAAGAACTCGATGTTTCTAAAGATATGCCAATCAACTAA
- the sdaAB gene encoding L-serine ammonia-lyase, iron-sulfur-dependent subunit beta, whose amino-acid sequence MKYRSAFDIIGPVMIGPSSSHTAGAAKIGRAARTIFSKQPKRAIISLYGSFAKTYKGHGTDLALIAGLLDFDTFDERIPDAYKFAEQAGMEVQFLVEEAVVEHPNTVKINLFDDGDKKLELVGISIGGGTIEITEINSFKLKLSGGQPAILVIHRDQFGLISSVTSVLAKNEINISHMEVSRKERGDIAIMVIEMDQKLGEEIIEELSSLPNVNHVIRM is encoded by the coding sequence ATGAAGTATCGATCAGCATTTGATATAATTGGTCCGGTTATGATTGGCCCATCCAGTTCACATACAGCAGGAGCTGCCAAAATAGGAAGAGCAGCCAGAACTATATTTAGCAAACAACCAAAGCGAGCAATCATTTCGTTATACGGTTCTTTTGCAAAAACCTATAAAGGTCATGGAACAGACTTAGCCTTAATTGCTGGTTTACTGGATTTTGATACCTTTGATGAGCGTATTCCAGATGCATATAAATTCGCTGAACAGGCAGGAATGGAAGTTCAATTTCTGGTTGAAGAGGCTGTAGTTGAACATCCTAATACGGTTAAAATAAATTTGTTTGATGATGGAGATAAAAAGTTAGAATTAGTCGGCATTTCCATTGGTGGTGGAACGATTGAGATAACTGAAATAAATTCGTTTAAATTAAAGCTGTCAGGTGGGCAGCCAGCTATATTGGTTATTCACAGAGATCAATTTGGGCTGATATCATCCGTTACAAGTGTATTAGCTAAAAATGAGATTAATATCAGCCATATGGAGGTTTCGCGTAAAGAACGGGGAGACATCGCAATTATGGTAATTGAAATGGATCAAAAGCTCGGAGAAGAAATCATAGAAGAGCTTAGTTCATTGCCAAACGTAAACCATGTAATCCGTATGTAA
- a CDS encoding ABC transporter permease subunit, whose amino-acid sequence MNHKIVRNIEPWIIPVIILIVWEVVARLEIVNASLFPAPISVLISGWELLASGELVTHIGASLGRAVVGMVIGGLIGFALGIFNGLSDRSYRLTDTSIQMLRNIPHLALLPLVIVWLGIDEGAKIFLVVLGVLFPVYVNTFHGIRNVDPGLVEMGKMYKLKGWRLFKEILLPGALPSIFVGLRYALGVMWLTLIVAETIPTQVGIGYLATNAREFMQTDIIILSIVIYALLGKLADIIAQLGEKKALKWNVSYNK is encoded by the coding sequence ATGAATCATAAAATAGTTAGGAATATTGAGCCCTGGATTATTCCAGTTATCATCCTGATTGTCTGGGAAGTCGTCGCCAGATTAGAAATTGTTAATGCTTCCCTTTTTCCTGCCCCTATCAGTGTATTAATTAGTGGTTGGGAGTTACTCGCGAGCGGTGAATTGGTCACTCATATTGGGGCAAGCTTAGGGCGCGCTGTTGTTGGGATGGTGATTGGCGGACTAATCGGTTTTGCACTTGGTATATTTAATGGCCTTTCAGATCGCTCCTATCGTTTAACAGATACGAGCATTCAAATGCTACGCAATATACCGCACTTAGCATTATTGCCGCTCGTCATTGTTTGGTTGGGAATTGACGAAGGTGCAAAAATATTTCTGGTTGTATTAGGTGTGTTGTTCCCTGTCTATGTTAATACATTCCACGGCATTCGTAATGTGGATCCAGGACTAGTTGAAATGGGGAAAATGTATAAATTAAAGGGATGGAGATTATTTAAGGAAATTCTTCTGCCTGGTGCACTTCCTTCCATCTTCGTTGGTTTACGATATGCTCTCGGTGTAATGTGGTTAACCTTAATCGTTGCTGAAACAATTCCAACACAAGTAGGAATTGGCTATTTAGCAACGAATGCAAGGGAATTTATGCAAACGGATATCATTATATTAAGTATTGTAATCTATGCGTTACTGGGTAAACTGGCAGATATCATTGCCCAATTAGGTGAGAAAAAAGCGCTGAAGTGGAACGTAAGCTACAACAAATGA
- a CDS encoding M20 metallopeptidase family protein, producing MTERFYDQLSKDFEEMVSWRRYLHQNPELSFQESNTAKFIADKLRSFGINVKEQVGGNGVIGVIEGNHPGKTIAFRADFDALPIHDEKNVKYKSSVDGVMHACGHDGHTSALLAVAKVLNNHRNQLKGKVVLLFQHAEEKPPGGAKFMIEEGALDGVDFIFGGHLATDLPVGKIATRPGPVMASVDAFKITLQGIGGHGARPHQTIDTVAIGSRLVTHLQEIVSRRVDPVEPAVVTVGSFHAGNAFNIIADSAILEGTVRAMNSNVRQQIESEIRAILDGMKVADRIEYSLEYIHGYPVLVNHKEEALLIEKLVKETISLDAFVEKDIVLGAEDFAYYLEERPGAYFHVGAHNEQAETQFPHHHPRFDFDEKALLQLSRIFLQLANHYLVTD from the coding sequence ATGACAGAACGATTTTATGACCAATTAAGTAAAGATTTTGAGGAAATGGTTTCCTGGAGGAGATATTTACATCAAAATCCGGAATTGTCATTTCAAGAGTCAAACACTGCTAAATTCATTGCAGATAAGCTGCGAAGCTTTGGAATCAACGTGAAGGAGCAGGTTGGAGGAAATGGAGTGATCGGTGTTATTGAGGGCAATCATCCGGGAAAAACCATTGCTTTCCGAGCTGATTTTGATGCTTTACCAATCCATGATGAAAAGAACGTTAAGTATAAATCAAGTGTTGACGGAGTCATGCACGCTTGCGGTCACGATGGACATACATCGGCTTTACTTGCGGTAGCGAAAGTATTAAACAATCATCGCAATCAATTAAAGGGGAAAGTAGTTTTATTATTTCAACATGCGGAGGAGAAGCCACCAGGCGGTGCAAAATTTATGATAGAAGAGGGTGCTTTGGACGGTGTGGATTTCATCTTTGGTGGGCATCTTGCGACTGATTTGCCTGTGGGGAAGATTGCAACAAGACCGGGTCCTGTCATGGCATCTGTTGACGCATTTAAAATCACCTTGCAGGGGATAGGAGGACATGGTGCAAGACCGCATCAAACCATTGATACTGTAGCAATTGGGAGCAGGTTGGTTACTCATCTGCAGGAGATAGTCAGCCGCCGTGTTGATCCAGTTGAACCGGCTGTTGTAACGGTTGGAAGCTTCCATGCCGGAAACGCCTTTAATATTATTGCAGATTCGGCCATTTTGGAAGGAACTGTTCGCGCTATGAACTCGAATGTTCGCCAACAAATCGAGTCCGAAATTCGTGCTATTCTGGATGGGATGAAGGTTGCTGATAGAATTGAGTATTCATTAGAGTATATCCACGGATATCCAGTCCTGGTCAATCATAAAGAGGAAGCCTTATTAATTGAAAAATTAGTAAAAGAAACGATTTCTTTGGATGCCTTTGTTGAAAAAGACATCGTCCTTGGAGCTGAGGATTTTGCTTATTATCTGGAAGAGAGACCAGGGGCATACTTCCATGTTGGAGCACATAATGAACAGGCAGAAACACAGTTCCCTCACCATCATCCGCGATTTGATTTTGATGAAAAGGCATTGCTGCAGTTAAGCCGTATTTTTCTACAATTAGCTAATCATTATTTAGTAACAGACTAG
- the sdaAA gene encoding L-serine ammonia-lyase, iron-sulfur-dependent, subunit alpha, translated as MFRNVAELVELAQSNNVKISEIMIRQEMEVSERSREDIIAQMDENLAVMERAVERGLNGVKSHSGLTGGDAVLLQNYINSGKSLSGKLLLDAVSKAVATNEVNAAMGVICATPTAGSAGVVPGTLFAVKEQLNPTRMEMIEFLFTTAAFGFVVANNASISGAAGGCQAEVGSASAMAAAAIVEMAGGTPQQSAEAFAITMKNMLGLVCDPVAGLVEVPCVKRNAMGASNAITAADMALAGVTSRIPCDEVISAMYEIGKSMPSALRETAEGGLAATPTGRRLEEEIFGKPKAKLVDYLLAK; from the coding sequence ATGTTTCGAAATGTGGCCGAGCTTGTAGAGCTGGCACAATCCAATAATGTTAAAATTTCCGAAATTATGATTAGGCAGGAAATGGAAGTGTCCGAGCGATCAAGAGAAGATATTATTGCTCAAATGGATGAGAACCTCGCAGTTATGGAACGGGCGGTAGAGAGAGGTCTTAATGGTGTTAAATCTCATTCGGGATTAACCGGAGGAGATGCGGTGTTATTACAAAACTATATTAATTCAGGTAAATCTCTATCTGGTAAACTTTTATTAGATGCTGTCAGCAAAGCAGTGGCAACCAATGAAGTAAATGCAGCAATGGGAGTTATTTGTGCCACACCAACAGCAGGTTCAGCCGGTGTTGTTCCTGGTACATTATTTGCCGTTAAAGAACAGTTGAATCCGACTAGAATGGAAATGATTGAATTCTTATTTACGACAGCAGCGTTCGGTTTTGTAGTAGCAAATAATGCATCCATCTCTGGTGCAGCTGGGGGTTGCCAGGCAGAAGTTGGATCAGCTAGTGCCATGGCGGCAGCTGCCATAGTGGAGATGGCTGGTGGAACACCGCAGCAATCCGCAGAAGCTTTTGCAATTACTATGAAAAATATGCTTGGGCTTGTATGTGACCCAGTCGCCGGGCTTGTGGAAGTTCCGTGTGTTAAACGAAATGCGATGGGAGCTTCAAATGCAATAACAGCAGCTGACATGGCGTTGGCAGGTGTAACAAGCCGTATCCCATGTGATGAAGTAATCAGTGCGATGTATGAAATCGGAAAGTCCATGCCATCTGCATTACGGGAAACAGCAGAAGGCGGACTTGCAGCCACTCCAACAGGCCGCAGATTGGAAGAAGAAATCTTCGGAAAACCAAAAGCTAAATTAGTAGATTACTTGTTGGCAAAATAA
- a CDS encoding multicopper oxidase family protein, with protein sequence MSPKLEKFVDPLQIMKTLNPKENGRGGTYYEVRMQEFQQKLHRDLPPTRLWGYNSQYPGPTIEAKQGEVVKVKWKNNLPDKHFLPVDKTFHHLEHMPEVRTVTHLHGSETRPDSDGYPDAWFTNNFKEVGEAFTRKVYEYPNNQRGATLWYHDHAMGITRLNVYAGLAGMYIIRDEQEKSLKLPSGSFEIPLLIQDRTFNDDGSLFYPSQPDNPAEGLPNPSIRPFFLGDTILVNGKVWPFLEVEPRKYRFRILNGSNTRGYQMELDSGQSFYQIGSDGGLLPKTVMMDSILIEPAERMDVIVDFSQYEGKTITLKNNLGTNTDPADQTGDILQFRVNQPLSSQDNSHIPNRLSYVPSLKHNNISAIRNLKLVSTTDQYSRTLLLLDNKMWMDPVTEKPRLDTTEIWSLMNLTNVTHPIHIHLIQFQILDRRPFDLDRYNEDRTIIFTGPAQPPKPNEYGWKDTVAVPPGEITRLIMRFSPYSGSYVWHCHVLEHEDYDMMRPYMIIDPHKED encoded by the coding sequence ATGAGTCCAAAACTGGAAAAGTTCGTGGATCCACTCCAAATTATGAAAACCCTGAATCCCAAGGAGAATGGTCGAGGCGGAACATATTATGAAGTAAGAATGCAGGAGTTTCAACAAAAGCTACACCGAGATTTACCGCCAACTCGCTTATGGGGTTATAACAGCCAATATCCCGGGCCTACTATAGAAGCCAAGCAGGGGGAGGTTGTAAAGGTTAAATGGAAGAATAATCTTCCTGACAAGCATTTTCTCCCTGTCGATAAAACATTCCATCATCTAGAACATATGCCGGAGGTTCGAACAGTTACACATTTACATGGCAGCGAAACCCGTCCCGATAGTGATGGATACCCGGATGCCTGGTTTACAAATAATTTCAAGGAAGTTGGCGAAGCTTTCACAAGAAAAGTATATGAATATCCAAACAATCAGCGTGGAGCTACCCTCTGGTATCATGATCACGCCATGGGCATTACCAGACTGAATGTATATGCCGGTCTTGCCGGAATGTATATTATTCGGGATGAACAGGAAAAATCGCTGAAACTGCCAAGCGGTTCTTTTGAAATTCCCCTATTGATACAGGACCGGACATTCAACGATGACGGCTCTTTATTTTATCCAAGCCAGCCGGATAATCCCGCAGAAGGTTTACCAAACCCTTCCATCAGACCGTTCTTTCTTGGAGATACTATTCTTGTAAATGGGAAGGTATGGCCGTTTTTAGAAGTGGAGCCACGCAAATATCGTTTTCGTATTTTGAATGGTTCGAATACACGCGGTTACCAAATGGAACTTGATTCCGGACAATCTTTTTATCAAATTGGATCTGATGGCGGTTTATTGCCAAAAACAGTAATGATGGACAGCATTCTAATTGAACCTGCAGAAAGAATGGATGTCATCGTCGATTTTAGCCAATATGAAGGCAAAACCATCACGCTAAAAAATAATCTTGGAACTAATACAGACCCAGCTGATCAAACAGGTGATATCCTTCAATTCAGGGTAAATCAGCCACTTTCCAGCCAGGACAATAGCCATATTCCCAACAGATTATCCTATGTACCCTCTTTAAAACACAACAATATATCGGCCATTCGCAACCTCAAATTAGTAAGTACAACCGACCAATACAGCCGTACTCTGCTTTTACTCGATAATAAAATGTGGATGGATCCAGTGACAGAAAAACCACGATTAGATACGACTGAGATTTGGAGCTTAATGAATCTTACAAACGTTACTCATCCAATTCATATCCATTTAATCCAATTCCAAATACTCGATCGCCGGCCATTTGATTTGGATCGTTATAACGAGGATCGAACCATTATCTTTACTGGACCTGCACAGCCTCCAAAGCCAAATGAATACGGTTGGAAAGACACAGTTGCTGTCCCTCCTGGAGAGATTACCCGCTTGATCATGCGCTTCTCTCCATATAGCGGCTCGTATGTTTGGCATTGTCACGTTCTGGAACATGAAGATTATGACATGATGAGGCCTTACATGATTATAGATCCACATAAAGAAGATTAA
- a CDS encoding catalase, with product MAENKDHNGSKKEEMKRETLTTRQGHPVTDNQNIRTVGNRGPATLENYHFIEKISHFDREEVPERVVHARGAGAFGYFETYGKVGDEPVEKYTRAKVFSGAGKRTPLMVRFSTVAGAKDSSETARDPRGFAVKMYTEDGNWDLVGNNLKIFFIRDAMKFPDMIHAFKVDPASNVADPRRMFDFVSRTPEATHMITFLFSPWGIPATYRHMQGSGVNTYKWVNDKGEAVLVKYHWEPKQGIRNLTQEDADSIQAKTTAHATQDLYEAIERGEYPEWELYVQIMEDDYHPELDFDPLDDTKLWPEDKFPWLPVGKMVLDRNPVDYHAEIEQAAFGTGVLVDGMDFSDDKMLQGRTFSYSDTQRYRVGPNYLKLPVNAPKVPVRTNQHRGQMDVRDPKESGDNPHINYEPSMVGGFQEASKEERPQHRPTYNAAVMSEPIDRPNNFGQAGETYRSFEDWERDELINNLSNALAICDKRIQDAMVEYFTQADEEYGRRVREGIEMKMKELAEMKEESAVPGREAGKSRFGQGTAAAMEATKDAVKKSHEADPY from the coding sequence ATGGCAGAGAACAAAGATCATAATGGTTCAAAGAAAGAAGAAATGAAACGCGAGACTTTGACAACTCGTCAGGGCCATCCAGTAACGGATAACCAAAATATCCGCACAGTTGGAAATCGTGGACCGGCAACACTTGAGAACTATCACTTTATTGAAAAGATTTCCCACTTTGACCGTGAGGAAGTACCTGAGCGTGTCGTTCATGCTCGTGGTGCAGGAGCATTTGGATATTTCGAAACATATGGAAAAGTTGGCGATGAGCCAGTAGAAAAATATACTCGTGCAAAAGTATTTTCCGGTGCTGGAAAACGTACCCCATTAATGGTTCGTTTCTCTACAGTGGCAGGTGCAAAAGATTCATCTGAAACAGCACGTGATCCACGTGGATTTGCTGTTAAAATGTATACAGAAGACGGTAACTGGGATTTGGTTGGGAACAACCTTAAAATTTTCTTTATCCGTGATGCAATGAAATTCCCTGATATGATTCATGCATTTAAAGTGGATCCAGCTTCAAACGTGGCAGATCCTAGAAGGATGTTTGATTTTGTTTCCCGCACACCTGAAGCAACACATATGATTACATTCCTATTCTCTCCATGGGGTATTCCAGCAACATACCGCCACATGCAGGGATCTGGTGTAAATACGTATAAATGGGTAAATGATAAAGGCGAAGCAGTGTTGGTTAAATATCACTGGGAGCCAAAACAAGGAATTCGTAACTTGACACAAGAAGATGCAGATTCTATCCAGGCTAAAACAACTGCCCATGCAACACAGGATTTATATGAAGCGATTGAACGTGGAGAATACCCTGAATGGGAGTTATATGTACAAATTATGGAGGATGATTATCATCCTGAACTTGATTTTGATCCTCTTGATGATACTAAACTATGGCCAGAGGACAAATTCCCATGGTTGCCAGTTGGTAAAATGGTATTAGATCGTAATCCGGTCGATTATCATGCTGAAATTGAACAAGCTGCCTTCGGTACTGGAGTTCTTGTTGATGGTATGGATTTCTCAGACGATAAAATGCTGCAAGGACGTACATTCTCCTACTCTGATACACAACGTTATCGTGTAGGACCGAACTATCTTAAATTGCCAGTGAATGCACCAAAAGTGCCAGTTCGCACTAATCAGCATCGCGGCCAAATGGATGTTCGCGATCCAAAAGAATCCGGAGATAATCCGCATATTAACTATGAGCCATCTATGGTTGGCGGATTCCAGGAAGCAAGTAAAGAAGAACGTCCGCAACACCGTCCAACATACAATGCTGCAGTCATGAGTGAACCAATTGACCGTCCTAACAACTTTGGTCAAGCAGGTGAAACATATCGCAGCTTTGAGGATTGGGAACGTGATGAGTTAATTAACAACCTATCCAATGCTCTTGCAATTTGTGATAAACGTATTCAAGATGCCATGGTGGAATACTTCACTCAAGCAGATGAAGAATATGGACGCCGTGTAAGAGAAGGCATCGAAATGAAAATGAAAGAATTAGCAGAAATGAAGGAAGAATCTGCAGTACCAGGCCGTGAAGCAGGTAAATCCAGATTCGGTCAAGGTACGGCAGCAGCAATGGAAGCAACAAAAGATGCTGTGAAGAAAAGCCATGAGGCTGATCCATATTAA